A stretch of DNA from bacterium:
AGAAAAAGGAATATCCATCCCTGTTATCTTAACTGATAATCCAAAGCTTGCCTTCTCTAAATTACTCTCTATTTTTTCATTACAAAGACATCCTTCTGGTATAAGCAAAAAGGCAAGTATCAAAGAATTTGCCAGGATTGGAAAGAGAGTAGCCATTTCCGATTTTGTTGTTATTGAAGATGGAGTAAAGATAGGTGATTCTGCAATTATCTACCCCAATGTTTATATTGGAATAAATGTTATAATTGGAAAAGGAACAATTATATACCCAGGGGCTGTTATAATGAATGCAAAAATTGGAAATAATGTTATTATCCATCCTGGGGCTGTTATTGGCTCTGATGGCTTTGGGTATATTCAAGATAATGGAAAGAATATAAAGATGGCACATAATGGAGGTGTTGTAATAGAAGACGATGTTGAAATAGGTGCAAATACAACAATTGACAGGGGAACAACAAAGGATACAATAATAGGAAGCGGAACAAAAATAGATAATCTGGTTCATATTGCCCATAATTGCATTATAGGAAAGAATTGCATCATTGTTGCCCAGGTTGGCATATCAGGCTCTGTAACTATAGGGGATAATGTAGTTATAGCTGGACAGGCTGGAATATCAGACCATATAAAGATAGGAAGCCAGGTAACTATAGCTGCAAAATCTGGTGTAACAAAAGATATACCTTCAGGAAAAATTGTCTCTG
This window harbors:
- the lpxD gene encoding UDP-3-O-(3-hydroxymyristoyl)glucosamine N-acyltransferase — protein: MKLKEIAKIIDGKLIGEDIEIKGISSIEDAKEGDITFSLNGKKVDTKASCIILKEIEKGISIPVILTDNPKLAFSKLLSIFSLQRHPSGISKKASIKEFARIGKRVAISDFVVIEDGVKIGDSAIIYPNVYIGINVIIGKGTIIYPGAVIMNAKIGNNVIIHPGAVIGSDGFGYIQDNGKNIKMAHNGGVVIEDDVEIGANTTIDRGTTKDTIIGSGTKIDNLVHIAHNCIIGKNCIIVAQVGISGSVTIGDNVVIAGQAGISDHIKIGSQVTIAAKSGVTKDIPSGKIVSGFPAKDHREEKRLHGLIQRLPKLLERVKRLENLIY